A genomic segment from Deinococcus aestuarii encodes:
- a CDS encoding tyrosine-type recombinase/integrase, giving the protein MSDPSVFHKALRAASEDGQAEKVRRALLRHELDAAWPILKGHLPDGRENPTTLKNTLSGIKKLVTYAQEQGESLLTPSPGFAAGYLAAIAGHAPATQRVLLSRARALYHALRELGVVGPDFDPFGEVKGPDLRFRPGEDKSLYDEDEVARLVAHADDEERALVLLGADVGLTTGETARLTWEDIELSGDVLRVHGREILASERLTDALRTWANRSGGVLFARGSVFSLTDHAVRGRLFRLCRRANVTYKAWRSLRHRYAVRLWQETGDPQLVAAQLGFGTLEAVQPYMRLERVRRERAEEQEHQDP; this is encoded by the coding sequence ATGAGCGACCCCTCGGTGTTCCACAAAGCCTTGCGTGCCGCTTCCGAGGATGGGCAGGCGGAAAAGGTGCGGCGCGCGCTGCTGCGGCACGAACTCGACGCGGCGTGGCCGATCCTGAAAGGGCACCTGCCCGACGGGCGGGAGAACCCCACGACGCTGAAAAACACCCTGAGCGGAATCAAGAAACTCGTGACCTACGCGCAGGAGCAGGGAGAATCGCTGCTCACGCCGTCGCCGGGCTTCGCGGCGGGGTACCTGGCGGCCATCGCGGGGCACGCCCCGGCCACCCAGCGGGTGCTGCTGTCGCGGGCGCGGGCCCTCTATCACGCCCTGCGCGAACTCGGGGTGGTGGGGCCCGACTTCGACCCCTTCGGGGAGGTGAAGGGCCCGGACCTGCGCTTCCGGCCCGGCGAGGACAAGAGCCTCTACGACGAGGACGAGGTGGCCCGCCTCGTGGCCCACGCCGACGACGAGGAGCGAGCCCTCGTGCTGCTGGGGGCCGACGTGGGGCTGACGACGGGCGAGACCGCGCGCCTGACCTGGGAGGACATCGAGCTGAGCGGCGACGTGCTGCGGGTCCACGGGCGCGAAATCCTGGCGAGCGAGCGGCTCACGGACGCGCTGCGGACCTGGGCCAACCGCAGCGGGGGTGTGCTGTTCGCGCGGGGCTCGGTCTTCTCGCTCACCGACCACGCCGTCCGGGGGCGGCTCTTCCGGCTATGCAGGCGGGCGAACGTGACGTACAAGGCCTGGCGCTCCCTGCGCCACCGCTACGCCGTGCGGCTGTGGCAGGAGACGGGCGACCCCCAACTCGTCGCCGCCCAGCTCGGCTTCGGCACCCTGGAGGCTGTGCAGCCCTACATGCGGCTGGAGCGGGTGCGCCGCGAGCGGGCGGAGGAGCAGGAACACCAGGACCCCTGA
- a CDS encoding DUF1990 family protein, which yields MPCRSPLPLLALPALALGAYALKGPADPLRPSTPEDGVGPLTRRRYWVEIEGATHTPEEVADHWRNHLPEHAPKWLAWFRGLDHPVPPVRKGDRLQIQMLLIRRGRVVIEHVDPLGFRVRTLRLHPDAGTSDFRVYPGEERGRMVLQIESLLRVNSQFDRLAYIFGVHAAQRRNWELTLTSVARYAGGQIQNRGHESLEMHTLEHTYHLPEMPEVPVGASLETADHA from the coding sequence ATGCCCTGCCGCTCTCCCCTGCCCCTGCTGGCGCTGCCCGCCCTGGCCCTGGGGGCCTACGCCCTCAAGGGCCCCGCCGACCCCCTGCGCCCGTCCACCCCCGAGGACGGCGTGGGGCCGCTGACCCGCCGCCGCTACTGGGTGGAGATCGAGGGGGCCACCCACACGCCCGAGGAAGTGGCCGACCACTGGCGCAACCACCTGCCCGAGCACGCCCCGAAGTGGCTGGCGTGGTTCAGGGGCCTCGACCACCCCGTGCCGCCCGTGAGGAAGGGCGACCGCTTGCAGATTCAGATGCTGCTGATCCGGCGTGGCCGGGTCGTCATCGAGCATGTGGACCCGCTCGGCTTCCGGGTCCGGACCCTGCGGCTGCACCCCGACGCGGGCACCTCCGACTTCCGGGTGTATCCGGGCGAGGAGCGCGGGCGGATGGTCCTCCAGATCGAGTCGCTGCTGCGGGTGAACTCGCAGTTCGACCGCCTCGCGTACATCTTCGGCGTCCACGCGGCCCAGCGCCGCAACTGGGAGCTGACCCTGACGAGCGTGGCGCGGTACGCGGGCGGGCAGATTCAGAACCGGGGCCACGAGTCGCTGGAGATGCACACCCTGGAACACACCTACCACCTCCCCGAGATGCCCGAGGTGCCGGTCGGGGCGAGCCTGGAGACCGCCGACCACGCCTGA
- a CDS encoding DUF4038 domain-containing protein, translating to MPTFPSLNLLTAAVLTLGLLSSGCAAPGDVMAQTAPATATPARALKIMPLGDSITDGYNVPGGYRTELYRRLSPQVPGLNFVGSMSNGPGTLADRDHEGHSGWRIDELAAKVNDWLGHAQPDVILLMIGTNDIIQNRDLPGAPARLGRLLDQISARRPNTWILVSSLPPLQNPDENRRVGQYNAAIPGIAKSRADQGKKITFVNVGAALTLADLADGVHPTVSGYNKLADLWYQALRQTLGVVQVQPAPASVSLEPAPGGSVVNESGASHGTALGLWSASHRARFVVPAHLPAGVYALRLTARADEYQGWPVVALKRGGARLGTATVNSKTYASYVLGTTSLAPGQTLEIEYTNDALGTKVGEDRNAIIDHLTLVPAQARAPQNTARTAQPTATGSRLTVSADGRRLQHADGRPFLYWADTGWEAFHRLNRDDARQYLQRRREQGFTVIQAVALAEMDGLTVPNAQGDLPLVGKDPARPATTPGNNPAVAAEYDYWDHVDYVVNQAASLGLTVALLPSWGRWVNNEPIFTPASARSYGRFLGQRYRDKPVIWVLGGDRVPETEAQRAIWQAMAQGIEQGVGGRDRALLTYHPHGGKTSAEYFHDEPWLDFNLWQTGHCRDQQEAQKVLGTYKRTPIKPVINAEPVYEDHAICHDRKNGLSDGVDVRNVAYWSMFAGAAGHGYGHRLIWGFDVYDGDKAWQKALSAPGAAQLRHLKTLLESRPVQGRSPDETLVRSSFTGTRPVVALRGQDYAWLYLPDGGTVTVTLGRVRGERVRASWFDPRTGRRSGIGTFANSGERTFNAPSGGRGKDWVLLIENP from the coding sequence ATGCCGACCTTCCCGAGCCTGAACCTCTTGACCGCCGCCGTCCTCACCCTGGGCCTGCTGTCGTCCGGGTGTGCCGCACCCGGGGACGTCATGGCCCAGACGGCACCGGCGACCGCCACACCTGCCCGTGCGTTGAAAATCATGCCGCTGGGGGACTCGATCACCGACGGGTATAACGTGCCGGGCGGCTACCGCACCGAGCTGTACCGCCGGCTGTCGCCGCAGGTGCCCGGGTTGAATTTCGTCGGGTCCATGAGCAACGGTCCCGGCACCCTGGCCGACCGTGACCACGAGGGCCACAGCGGCTGGCGCATCGACGAACTCGCGGCCAAGGTGAACGACTGGCTCGGCCACGCTCAGCCCGACGTCATCTTGCTGATGATCGGCACGAACGACATCATCCAGAACCGAGACCTGCCGGGGGCGCCCGCCCGGCTGGGCCGTCTGCTCGACCAGATCAGCGCCCGGCGCCCGAACACATGGATTCTCGTCTCTTCCCTCCCGCCGCTGCAAAATCCCGATGAGAATCGCCGGGTGGGGCAGTACAACGCGGCCATCCCCGGGATAGCCAAGAGTCGGGCTGATCAGGGGAAGAAAATCACCTTCGTGAATGTGGGGGCCGCGCTGACCCTCGCCGACCTGGCCGACGGGGTGCATCCCACCGTGAGTGGCTACAACAAGCTCGCCGACCTCTGGTACCAGGCACTGCGGCAGACGCTGGGGGTGGTCCAAGTGCAGCCTGCGCCCGCTTCCGTCTCCCTGGAGCCCGCACCGGGTGGAAGCGTTGTAAACGAGTCCGGCGCCTCTCACGGGACGGCACTGGGGTTGTGGTCGGCGAGCCACCGCGCCCGGTTCGTGGTGCCCGCCCATCTGCCCGCCGGGGTCTACGCCCTGCGGCTGACGGCCCGCGCCGACGAGTACCAGGGCTGGCCGGTCGTCGCGTTGAAACGGGGTGGCGCCCGACTCGGGACCGCCACCGTGAACTCGAAGACCTACGCCTCCTATGTCCTGGGCACGACCTCCCTCGCTCCCGGACAGACCCTGGAGATCGAGTACACCAACGACGCGCTCGGAACCAAGGTGGGCGAGGACCGCAACGCCATCATCGACCACCTCACCCTGGTCCCGGCCCAGGCCCGCGCCCCACAGAACACCGCCCGGACCGCTCAGCCGACAGCGACCGGAAGCCGCCTGACCGTCTCCGCCGACGGGCGGCGGCTGCAACACGCGGACGGGCGGCCCTTCCTGTACTGGGCGGACACCGGGTGGGAGGCGTTCCACCGCCTCAACCGCGACGACGCGCGCCAGTATCTTCAGAGGCGCAGGGAGCAGGGCTTCACCGTCATCCAGGCCGTGGCGCTCGCCGAGATGGACGGTCTGACCGTTCCCAACGCCCAGGGCGACCTGCCCCTGGTCGGGAAAGACCCCGCCCGGCCCGCCACGACCCCGGGCAACAACCCCGCCGTCGCCGCAGAGTACGACTACTGGGACCATGTGGACTACGTGGTGAATCAGGCCGCCTCGCTGGGCCTGACGGTCGCCCTGCTGCCGAGCTGGGGGCGCTGGGTGAACAACGAGCCTATCTTCACCCCGGCCTCGGCGCGCAGCTATGGCCGCTTCCTGGGGCAGCGCTACAGGGACAAGCCGGTCATCTGGGTCCTGGGCGGCGACCGGGTGCCCGAGACGGAGGCACAGCGCGCAATCTGGCAGGCGATGGCCCAGGGCATCGAGCAGGGCGTGGGCGGGCGTGACCGGGCCCTGCTCACCTACCACCCCCACGGGGGCAAGACCTCCGCCGAGTACTTCCACGACGAGCCCTGGCTGGACTTCAACCTGTGGCAGACCGGGCACTGCCGCGACCAGCAGGAGGCGCAGAAGGTGCTTGGTACTTACAAACGCACGCCGATCAAGCCGGTGATCAACGCCGAGCCGGTGTACGAGGACCACGCGATCTGCCACGACCGCAAAAACGGCCTTTCCGATGGGGTGGACGTACGCAATGTGGCGTACTGGAGCATGTTCGCGGGGGCGGCGGGGCACGGGTACGGCCACCGGCTGATTTGGGGCTTCGACGTGTACGACGGGGACAAGGCGTGGCAAAAGGCCCTCTCGGCGCCAGGTGCCGCGCAGCTCCGTCACCTCAAGACATTGCTCGAATCACGCCCGGTCCAGGGCAGGAGTCCGGACGAGACGCTGGTGAGGAGCAGCTTCACGGGAACGCGGCCCGTCGTGGCGCTGCGGGGCCAGGACTACGCGTGGCTGTACCTCCCGGACGGCGGCACGGTCACGGTGACGCTGGGCCGCGTGCGGGGTGAACGGGTGCGCGCGTCGTGGTTCGACCCCCGCACCGGGCGCAGGAGCGGGATCGGCACCTTCGCCAACTCGGGCGAGCGGACCTTCAACGCCCCCTCGGGTGGGCGCGGCAAGGACTGGGTGCTCCTGATCGAGAACCCCTGA